A genomic stretch from Streptosporangiales bacterium includes:
- a CDS encoding TrpB-like pyridoxal phosphate-dependent enzyme, with product MSTVHQHKFVLDESELPTRWYNLCADLPEPPPPPLHPGTREPIDPDALTPLFPMDLIAQEVTTDRYVDIPAEVQDAYRLWRPSPLYRAHRLEAALGTPAHIYYKYEGVSPAGSHKPNTSVPQAFYNAQAGVRKLTTETGAGQWGTALAFACALFDLECEVWQVGASYDQKPYRRMMMETYGATVHRSPSRLTESGRAFPDDHPGSLGLAISEAVEVAGQADDTRYSLGSVLNHVLMHQTVIGEEALLQFERAGEMPDLIVGCTGGGSNFGGLTFPFIQEKLAGRMSPVIRAVEPAACPSLTRGTYEYDFGDTSGLTPLLKMHTLGHDFVPDPIHAGGLRYHGMAPLTSHIYELGLLEAVAIPQRECFAAAVQFARAEGIVSAPEPTHALAACVREALSCKDSGEEKVILTALCGHGMLDLAAYDAYLAGQIVDNDLTEEALQASLRTVPQPAG from the coding sequence GTGAGCACCGTCCATCAGCACAAGTTCGTCCTGGACGAGTCCGAGTTGCCGACCAGGTGGTACAACCTGTGCGCCGACCTGCCCGAGCCGCCCCCACCGCCGCTGCATCCGGGCACCCGCGAACCGATCGACCCGGACGCGCTGACGCCGCTGTTCCCGATGGACCTGATCGCGCAGGAGGTCACCACCGACAGGTACGTCGACATCCCCGCCGAGGTGCAGGACGCGTACCGGCTGTGGCGGCCGTCGCCGCTGTACCGCGCCCACCGCCTGGAGGCGGCACTCGGCACGCCCGCGCACATCTACTACAAGTACGAGGGCGTCTCCCCCGCCGGCTCGCACAAGCCGAACACGTCGGTGCCGCAGGCGTTCTACAACGCGCAGGCGGGCGTGCGGAAGCTGACCACGGAGACCGGCGCCGGCCAGTGGGGCACGGCGCTCGCGTTCGCCTGCGCGCTGTTCGACCTCGAGTGCGAGGTGTGGCAGGTCGGTGCGAGCTACGACCAGAAGCCGTACCGCCGCATGATGATGGAGACGTACGGCGCCACCGTGCACCGGTCGCCTTCGCGCCTCACCGAGTCCGGCCGGGCGTTCCCCGACGACCATCCGGGCAGCCTGGGGCTGGCCATCTCCGAGGCGGTCGAGGTCGCCGGGCAGGCCGACGACACCAGGTATTCGCTCGGCAGCGTCCTCAACCACGTACTGATGCACCAGACGGTGATCGGCGAGGAGGCGCTGCTGCAGTTCGAACGGGCCGGCGAGATGCCCGACCTGATCGTCGGCTGCACCGGTGGTGGCTCGAACTTCGGCGGCCTCACCTTCCCGTTCATCCAGGAGAAGCTCGCCGGGCGGATGTCACCGGTGATCCGTGCGGTCGAGCCGGCGGCGTGCCCGTCGTTGACCCGTGGCACGTACGAGTACGACTTCGGCGACACCAGCGGGCTGACGCCGCTGCTGAAGATGCACACGCTCGGGCACGACTTCGTCCCCGACCCGATCCACGCCGGCGGCCTGCGGTACCACGGCATGGCGCCGCTCACGAGTCACATCTACGAGCTCGGTCTGCTCGAGGCGGTCGCCATCCCGCAGCGCGAGTGCTTCGCCGCGGCCGTGCAGTTCGCCCGCGCCGAAGGCATCGTGTCGGCACCCGAGCCCACGCACGCGCTTGCCGCATGTGTCCGGGAAGCCTTGTCCTGCAAGGATTCCGGCGAAGAGAAGGTCATCCTCACCGCGCTGTGCGGACACGGCATGCTCGACCTCGCGGCGTACGACGCGTACCTCGCCGGTCAGATCGTCGACAACGACCTGACCGAGGAAGCCCTGCAGGCGTCGCTGCGGACGGTCCCG
- a CDS encoding MBL fold metallo-hydrolase, translating into MCGQNRWPRVRQPLVQDGTSHSGRDPHLRAARRPAPAGQRVVCGTDRDVFVDAGLGLVSLRANLPGLFDRDPMLVVTHTHLDHSGGAYEFADVAVHPAEADMVERPGPTSLFARELFALLGIADADFIAALPEVPVETYPSPGFDPAAFAIRPAAVTRTVQEGDRIDLGDRQLTVVHLPGHSPGSIGLLDEHAGTLFSGDALYDGVLDTVAGSDVSQYRSTMQRLSTTACDVVYPGHGTAISPARAHEIATRYLRSRLQTD; encoded by the coding sequence ATGTGTGGCCAAAATAGGTGGCCTCGTGTGCGACAGCCGCTGGTTCAGGACGGAACGAGTCACTCCGGCCGTGACCCGCATCTTCGAGCCGCTCGTCGACCCGCTCCTGCAGGCCAACGCGTGGTATGCGGCACCGACCGAGACGTCTTCGTCGACGCCGGGCTCGGGCTTGTGTCGTTGCGCGCGAACCTTCCCGGTCTCTTCGACAGGGACCCGATGCTCGTGGTCACCCATACGCACCTCGACCACTCGGGCGGCGCGTACGAGTTCGCCGACGTCGCCGTCCATCCGGCCGAGGCCGACATGGTCGAGCGTCCAGGACCCACGAGCCTGTTCGCCCGCGAGCTCTTCGCCCTGCTCGGTATCGCCGACGCCGACTTCATCGCAGCCCTGCCCGAGGTGCCGGTCGAAACCTACCCGTCTCCCGGTTTCGATCCCGCCGCCTTCGCGATCCGCCCAGCCGCCGTAACACGAACCGTGCAGGAAGGCGACCGGATAGACCTCGGCGACAGGCAGCTCACCGTCGTCCATCTACCGGGACACTCGCCGGGAAGCATCGGCCTGCTGGACGAGCACGCGGGAACGCTGTTCAGCGGCGACGCACTCTACGACGGCGTGCTAGACACCGTCGCCGGATCGGACGTGTCGCAGTACCGCTCGACGATGCAGCGCCTGTCAACCACGGCCTGCGACGTCGTCTACCCGGGTCACGGCACGGCGATCAGCCCCGCGCGTGCACACGAAATCGCCACGAGGTACCTGCGCTCCCGACTCCAGACCGACTGA
- a CDS encoding TetR family transcriptional regulator — MKSTAAKRTRKEPAQRRAEIIEVAVALADEIGLDRLTGRDIAARMGVAPGLLHHYFPQIDDLIVEAFRHVVTTDIEQLADGLDDLPATEALTEFRTRSLARRREAVLALWMSAWVTASRRPKLAREVDRQMAAGVDLLARVIDKGRRAREFATDDSAQSAWRILVTLAGIAVQRSIRPATQRADDLSHVVREVAERELDLSAGTLANDTRE; from the coding sequence GTGAAGTCAACGGCAGCGAAGAGGACACGTAAGGAACCGGCCCAACGGCGAGCGGAAATCATCGAGGTCGCGGTCGCCCTGGCCGACGAGATCGGGTTGGACCGGCTGACCGGGCGCGACATTGCCGCGCGAATGGGTGTCGCGCCGGGCCTGCTGCACCATTACTTCCCGCAAATCGACGACCTCATCGTCGAAGCCTTCCGGCACGTGGTGACGACCGACATCGAACAGCTGGCCGATGGCCTCGACGACCTGCCGGCGACCGAAGCGCTCACCGAGTTCCGCACGCGCTCCCTGGCGCGGCGCCGGGAAGCGGTCCTCGCGCTGTGGATGAGCGCATGGGTAACGGCCAGTCGGCGTCCAAAGCTCGCGCGCGAGGTCGACCGTCAGATGGCGGCCGGAGTCGACCTCCTGGCCCGCGTGATCGACAAGGGCAGGCGGGCTCGGGAGTTCGCCACCGACGACAGTGCGCAGAGCGCCTGGCGGATCCTCGTCACGCTAGCCGGCATCGCAGTCCAGCGCTCGATTCGCCCGGCGACGCAGCGCGCCGACGATCTGAGCCATGTGGTCAGGGAGGTAGCGGAACGCGAGCTGGATCTGTCCGCGGGAACGCTGGCAAACGACACGCGCGAGTGA
- a CDS encoding TetR family transcriptional regulator has translation MGRWEPDAQGRMIRAAMELFAERGFEQTTAGDIAERAGVTERTFFRHFADKREVLFDGSKTMERTAHDAILAAPADLAPLDAALAGMVAAGGLLEDRRDHIVRRSQIVAANPSLHERELLKLAALTDATAEALRTRGVAEPTANLAAHSAVTVFQVAFARWVAAEERPGFAAYIAADAAALRALR, from the coding sequence ATGGGTCGATGGGAGCCGGACGCGCAGGGGCGGATGATCCGCGCCGCGATGGAGCTCTTCGCCGAGCGAGGGTTCGAGCAGACGACCGCTGGCGACATCGCCGAGCGTGCCGGCGTGACCGAGCGCACCTTCTTCCGGCACTTCGCCGACAAGCGCGAGGTCCTCTTCGACGGTTCCAAGACCATGGAACGGACGGCGCACGACGCGATCCTGGCCGCGCCCGCCGACCTCGCACCGTTGGACGCGGCGCTGGCCGGGATGGTCGCGGCCGGCGGCCTGCTCGAGGACCGTCGCGACCACATCGTACGCCGCTCCCAGATCGTCGCGGCCAACCCGAGCCTGCACGAGCGCGAGCTGCTGAAGCTCGCGGCGCTGACCGATGCGACAGCCGAGGCGTTGCGCACCCGAGGGGTCGCCGAGCCCACCGCCAACCTCGCCGCCCACAGCGCGGTGACCGTCTTCCAGGTGGCGTTCGCGCGCTGGGTCGCCGCGGAGGAGCGGCCCGGCTTCGCCGCCTACATCGCAGCGGACGCAGCGGCACTACGCGCCCTGAGATAG
- a CDS encoding ABC transporter permease, which yields MTPRFLVAVGNEVRKGLRFAWSERLQILIELPMFGVFILLLGPLLGAGENIVRGQVEWTLDSETVSIMLVWFLPFTFFYMQVVKMFWRLLAEIQTGTIEQVYLSPLPSWLVAAAGRVVAALIETLFVAAGTFAIVAPFTDIRIDWNAAALIPAFLITLAAIGVSLIIAGATLVWKRIQLANDFVLTMVMLFSASAIPLITVPNWWATIGHFFPLTDGVGSLYRTLFTDQPVTDPWGQGGLVWLLTVSLTYLATGIAAFGLGERIAKHRGTLGRY from the coding sequence ATGACGCCGAGATTCCTCGTCGCCGTAGGAAACGAGGTCCGCAAGGGACTGCGATTCGCCTGGTCGGAACGGCTGCAGATCCTCATCGAACTACCGATGTTCGGCGTGTTCATCCTGCTGCTCGGGCCGCTGCTCGGCGCGGGCGAGAACATCGTCCGCGGACAGGTCGAATGGACCCTCGACAGCGAGACCGTGTCCATCATGCTCGTCTGGTTCCTGCCGTTCACCTTCTTCTACATGCAAGTCGTCAAGATGTTCTGGCGGCTCCTCGCCGAGATCCAGACCGGCACCATCGAGCAGGTCTACCTCTCACCACTCCCGTCCTGGCTGGTAGCAGCCGCCGGGCGAGTGGTGGCCGCCTTGATCGAGACGCTCTTCGTCGCCGCAGGCACGTTCGCCATCGTGGCCCCGTTCACCGACATCCGGATCGACTGGAACGCCGCCGCCCTGATCCCGGCATTCCTGATCACGCTGGCCGCCATCGGGGTATCGCTGATCATCGCCGGAGCGACCCTGGTCTGGAAACGGATCCAGCTCGCCAACGACTTCGTACTGACGATGGTGATGCTCTTCAGCGCCAGCGCCATCCCGCTGATCACGGTGCCGAACTGGTGGGCGACGATCGGCCACTTCTTCCCACTCACCGACGGGGTCGGCAGCCTCTACCGGACCCTGTTCACCGACCAGCCAGTCACCGACCCCTGGGGCCAGGGCGGCCTCGTCTGGCTCCTCACCGTCTCGCTGACCTACCTAGCCACCGGGATCGCAGCCTTCGGCCTCGGCGAACGAATCGCCAAACACCGCGGCACCCTCGGCCGCTACTGA
- a CDS encoding ABC transporter permease, protein MSTAVIPAHATSTAPQIRLWANEVGKGLRLAKRRWAMAVVGMLMNAAVYLGVNFFIGGGHVVEDLMIRTLPALMAVVIAAALAVEGAGGIAEEINGGTLEQTQLSPITAITSVLGRVTALALQGMAAAAVLWIGFVAAFGLQYAPHPSAIVPALLTLLDAMGYGLLIVAMTVRVASIGAITHVFNMVIMFFGGMIVPISVFPDALEAAARLIPTAVGVQALNTTLAGEPLSAAWADGTLPLLLVHTTVFVAIGLTVYARNIRKAKSEGGVSPR, encoded by the coding sequence ATGAGCACCGCGGTGATCCCGGCCCACGCCACCAGCACGGCCCCGCAGATCCGCCTGTGGGCCAACGAGGTCGGGAAGGGACTGCGCCTGGCCAAGCGACGCTGGGCTATGGCGGTCGTCGGCATGCTCATGAACGCCGCCGTCTACCTGGGCGTCAACTTCTTCATCGGTGGCGGGCACGTCGTCGAAGACCTCATGATCCGCACCTTGCCGGCGCTGATGGCGGTGGTGATCGCCGCAGCCCTGGCGGTCGAAGGCGCGGGCGGCATCGCCGAAGAGATCAACGGCGGCACGCTCGAACAGACGCAGCTGAGCCCGATCACAGCGATCACGAGCGTCCTCGGCAGAGTCACCGCACTGGCCTTGCAGGGCATGGCCGCCGCAGCCGTCCTCTGGATCGGCTTCGTCGCGGCCTTCGGCCTGCAGTACGCGCCGCACCCGTCCGCGATCGTCCCGGCGCTGCTCACCCTCCTCGACGCCATGGGCTACGGCCTGCTGATCGTCGCGATGACGGTGCGGGTCGCGAGCATCGGCGCCATCACCCATGTGTTCAACATGGTGATCATGTTCTTCGGCGGCATGATCGTACCGATCTCCGTCTTCCCTGACGCCCTGGAAGCCGCCGCCCGGCTCATCCCGACCGCCGTGGGAGTCCAGGCGCTTAACACCACGCTCGCCGGCGAGCCGCTGTCGGCCGCCTGGGCAGACGGAACGCTGCCGCTCCTGCTGGTCCACACAACGGTGTTCGTCGCAATTGGCCTCACCGTCTATGCACGCAACATCCGCAAGGCCAAGAGCGAGGGAGGAGTGAGTCCCCGATGA
- a CDS encoding ATP-binding cassette domain-containing protein — protein sequence MNLWHKSGGVMTDAIELLGLAKTYGRGDKALTAVQPTTLSVPWGQVIGLLGPNGAGKTTIIKMTAGLITPTAGTVRIGGHDIRRERAAAVRLVGAVLEGSRNVYWPMSAWENLMYFGRLKGLRGAEIKPRARRLLTELGLWDRRHQVVGGFSRGMQQKVAVAAALISDPQILLLDEPTLGLDVEAARTFKDWISRLARDEAKTIVLTTHQLQAAQELSDRIAVIRQGEIIADLPTAELLARHAENRFEVRLDAPLDGLRASLPEGARVSQDGAATQVVLPDADTGALYDFLDKLRETGAPLSAVTKAQPSLEEVFIRLVHDEPAAEERAV from the coding sequence ATGAACTTATGGCATAAGTCTGGAGGCGTCATGACCGACGCGATCGAACTCCTGGGGCTTGCGAAGACCTACGGGCGTGGTGACAAGGCGCTCACGGCCGTCCAGCCGACCACCCTGTCCGTGCCGTGGGGCCAGGTCATCGGCCTGCTCGGCCCCAACGGCGCGGGCAAGACCACGATCATCAAGATGACCGCAGGACTGATCACGCCCACCGCGGGCACTGTCCGTATCGGCGGTCACGACATCCGCCGCGAACGCGCCGCGGCCGTCCGCCTCGTCGGCGCGGTGCTGGAGGGGTCGCGCAACGTCTACTGGCCGATGTCGGCCTGGGAGAACCTGATGTACTTCGGCCGCCTCAAGGGCCTGCGCGGCGCCGAGATCAAACCGCGGGCGAGACGCCTGCTGACCGAGCTGGGCCTGTGGGACCGGCGCCACCAGGTCGTCGGCGGGTTCTCCCGCGGTATGCAGCAGAAGGTGGCCGTGGCGGCCGCGCTCATCAGCGACCCGCAGATCCTCCTGCTCGACGAGCCGACCCTCGGCCTCGACGTGGAGGCAGCCCGGACCTTCAAGGACTGGATCAGTCGCCTCGCCCGCGACGAGGCCAAGACCATCGTGCTCACCACGCACCAGCTGCAGGCTGCCCAGGAACTTTCCGACCGGATCGCCGTGATCAGGCAGGGCGAGATCATCGCCGACCTGCCCACGGCCGAACTCCTGGCCCGCCACGCGGAGAACCGCTTCGAGGTACGCCTCGACGCCCCGCTCGACGGCCTGCGCGCCTCGCTTCCTGAGGGCGCGAGGGTCAGCCAGGACGGCGCCGCGACCCAGGTCGTCCTGCCCGACGCCGACACCGGGGCGCTGTACGACTTCCTCGACAAGCTCAGGGAGACCGGCGCTCCACTGTCGGCGGTGACCAAGGCGCAGCCCAGCCTCGAAGAGGTCTTCATCCGGCTCGTCCACGACGAGCCCGCAGCGGAGGAGCGCGCCGTATGA
- a CDS encoding response regulator: MTVRVLVADDHPLVRLGLRTVLEQADGVDLVGEACDGAEALALANALRPDVVLMDLRMPEVDGATATASLCRRLPDVRVLVLTTYDSDADIAKAVGAGATGYLLKDASHDDLLAAVRAAARGESAVSPRVATRLMNQVRAPASQGLSRRETEILRLVAAGCTNKEIAGTMHLSLSTIKTHLLHVFAKLGVDDRTAAVVAATDAGYLDTGR, translated from the coding sequence ATGACGGTCCGGGTGCTGGTCGCCGACGACCATCCGTTGGTGCGGCTGGGTCTGCGTACGGTGCTCGAGCAGGCCGACGGCGTCGACCTGGTGGGTGAGGCGTGCGACGGTGCGGAGGCGCTCGCGCTGGCGAACGCCCTGCGCCCCGATGTCGTGCTGATGGACCTGCGGATGCCCGAGGTCGACGGGGCGACCGCCACCGCGAGCCTGTGCCGGCGGCTACCCGACGTCCGCGTGCTCGTGCTCACCACATACGACAGCGACGCCGACATCGCCAAGGCGGTGGGCGCGGGTGCGACCGGCTACCTGCTGAAGGACGCGAGCCATGACGACCTGCTCGCCGCCGTTCGGGCGGCGGCCCGAGGTGAGTCGGCGGTGTCCCCACGGGTGGCCACCCGGTTGATGAACCAGGTGCGGGCGCCGGCGTCGCAGGGGCTGAGCCGTCGGGAGACGGAGATCCTTCGGCTCGTCGCCGCGGGATGCACGAACAAGGAGATCGCCGGCACGATGCACCTGAGCCTGTCCACGATCAAGACGCACCTGTTGCATGTGTTCGCCAAGCTCGGCGTGGACGACCGTACCGCCGCGGTCGTCGCCGCGACCGACGCCGGCTACCTGGATACCGGCCGGTGA